From the Macaca nemestrina isolate mMacNem1 chromosome 7, mMacNem.hap1, whole genome shotgun sequence genome, the window TACAGAAACACGCTTTTGTAAGGGGCCTCATCCTAATTGAGCCATACCCTTTTGAGACTTGGCACACTCACCTTTCTCCTAACAAGCTTGTGAATAAAGAAAGTTCCCATACCTTCtagtaggaaaaagaaaaccacgTTCTGCTTAGAGGACTGCAGATGTCTACAGATAAGCACACAACTTGCAAAGTGGCTGATCTGTTGCTCTCTTCTGGTGAAAGTAGCTTGGGAAGAACATTGATCATTTATGGCTGATGATTTTCAGGCCCAAATGGAGTTAAAGAAAAGTCTTCACGGAGAGACAAGAATTAATAAGCGAAGTCCAAGGGACCATAAAGCCAAGAAAACCCTTCAAAGCACCCCAAAGAATGATGACCATGACCTTCTAACCATATTGCCTGATGAAATCTTGAACAGAGGTCCCGGTGAGTCATGTACAATTTTTtagtaaaatagtttttttaactTCATCAAATAAACTACCAAGGAAGGGGCATGGTGAGAAGACAGCACACAGCTTTGAGTTCTTGCTGAGAGTTTTACTTCCCAGAATATAGTGGGCATGTTGTCATGTAATTTTGGATGGCTGGGAGGAAAAGACAGAAACTTCCGCTTGGTAATTAAATGTCTCTTTCTTTGTATGGGTTTAATATGCTTTGCATGCTTCATTGCAAGGCTTGCCTCATCCCTAGAAGGAGAAAAGGCAAAATAGCCTCATCTTGTGGTTAGAGAGAATGAAGCACATGAAGATATATTGCCTGCAGTCACATGGCAAATTTGCTTCAGCAGGGCTGGTACCATATGCAGACACTTATCTCCCCGACTGCACCCTTTTCCACGCAGGTCAGCCCTCTTTGGCACATTCAGAATTTCTAGAATGAATCACTGCCCACCCTGAGCTTGCTGTTCCTGCTGATCTACCGGCTCAGTGGACAAGGTCTCCAATGTCACTCTTCCCTATCTCCCTACAGCTGGTCGGTCACCAAGCCCTGCTGATGTCACCTAGAAGTAAAATCTGCCCTTTCTCTTCCATTCCAGGTAGTATTGCCTTAGGTGTGACCCTGGTCCTGTTACACCAGGGTTCCAGCTACAGCTTCCTGACTGGGCCCCTCCCATTAGGTCTCACTCTCCAACCATCAACACTTCACTTCAGTGGTTCTCCATGTGGTCACCAGAccaccagcatcagcatcacctgggaacctgTTAGGGCCCAGAGTGACTGAATCAAAAACTGCAGGGGTTACGCCCAGTACTCTGGGTTTAACCACCCCTCCAGGTGATTGTGATGCTCTTAAAGTTTAAGAAAAGCTTAACTTTAAGTGATTCCTAACTCTACTCAGTAATTGAAGTATTACCACAGACGAGCatcatcagtatcacctgggagtttattaagaaagGCAAAATTGGAGGTCgtaccccagacctactgaatgagaatctgcattttatcaaGATTGCCAGATGATTCTCATGCACACTGAAGTTCTAGAAGCACTGCACTAACATCAGAGTAATCCTATAACATGCAAATCTGACCATGTCACTCTCCtgcttagaaaaacaaaaatcctccGTGATTCTCTGTCAGCCTGAAGACAACGTCTAAGCTCCTTAACATGGAGCtaagtgtggtgactcatgcctatagtcccagctactcaagaggctgaggtgggaggtccacctgaggccaggatttcaaaacctagcctaggtaacatagcaagccccctgtctcaataaaataaactCAACCTGGGACTCTAAGCCTTTCAGAATCCAGTCATTGCCACCTAGCCTTTCtagcttcaccttctgccactcTCGCACCCAGCCCCCACATTTCAGCCGGGCCGAATTGTTTATGCTCTCAGATCGCTCTATGCTTTCTAATGGACAGGCTTGTCCACAACTTCTACGCTACATTGCCCCACCAATTAGAGCCCCATAAAGCTTTCCTTGTTTGTATTTCCCCAGGGCAAACCCACAGTTGAAATTTCCAATATTGTTCACACACACAGATTGCTGTGCTGTGAGCCAAATTCCCCACATCACCAGGACTGACCCACCGCGGAGAGAGCTGCAGAAAAGCTGGCTATGTCTCTAgaggtcttgaacttctaagaTGCAAAATCGCCTGCTGAAAGAGACACTGCTCCTACTCGGAGAAACAAGATGCTTAATCAATAagttaattaaataagaaaaggcTGAATAATTGAAAATCTACTTGAGGCATCTATTTAATCTATACTCCCAAGTCTCAGAATGAAATATCCTTTGTAGTCACACAATTTTTACCATTTAAACaatatcttttgaaaaatatgcaaaacaacCAAGAAAAAAGCCTCAGCTAAAGTTAGACACTTAACAGTCATCACCTGAGAGCACGTCAAGAAAAACCAGCATCGGCCAAGTCCTTGGAAGATGTCTCAGAGCTGGAGGGGACCGAGGAGAAACTGGCACAGGAGAAAGGAGTTGTCCTCTGCTCTCCTGATGCTTTTTAAAGCTGCTTCATTTTATTCAAGCTAAGGtttgttgagtgcttactataaGCCAGGTACTGTGGTTTGCCTTAAATATGCATTATCTCTTTTAACTCTTACACAACCTAGAAGGTAGGAGCTACTATTCGCCCCAgtgtgacagagccaggattcaagtTCAGGTCTTTTTGACCTGCACTCACACAGCCCCACCAGGACCACCAAGGACTTGGAACTCTGTCAAGGACAGCTTTGGAAAAGTTTGCAAATGTAGGGGTTGTGACTCCTTGACCTTATTTTTCAAAGAAGGCCGCACTCTGCAACTTCTGAAAGGAAAGTTAAAGCAGCTGGCAGACTTTGGAGCTCACGTTCTCCTGGAAGTGACCGAGTGTAGAGAAGAGAGAACAGAAGGAGTAACTCAGGCAGGAACCAATTCAAGTGCCAGTCAGGGAGGCGTAGCTGCATCAGTAGTGCACAAATGCTCAGTTAAGAGCAAAACCACCTGAGGAGCTTCTCAAGAACACTCAGCCCTAGGGCCgatcatggtggctcacgtctgtaatcccagcactttgggaggccaaggcgggcagatcacccgaggtcaggggttcaagaccagcttgccaacatggtgaaaccccatctctactaaaaatacaaaaattagtcggtcacagcagcgggcacctgtaataccagctacttgggaggctgaggcaagagaatcgcttgaacctgggaagcagaggttgcagtgagccaagatcatgccactgcactccaacctgggcgacagagcaagactccatctcaaaacaaacaaaagaaacacctAGTCCTGTCTCCCAGCTTCAGCCTACTGAATCTGAATCTCTAGGTTGAAGGTGAAAGAATTTTACGTTTCAAAAGGTCCTCAAGTGATTTTGAACATTAGCCAAACTTAGATGGACTAGATAACCCTTGAGAACTCTTTCAACACTTTAACCATATGagaatctttttctttgtaacaactcgtgtgtgtgtgagatacaCAGGACAAAATAAGCCTAGAAAATGTAGATTTTGCTAGCATGAAATAGACAGGGAATTCTAACTCTTCCTATTATAATGATATCATAATTAACTAGACTCTTAGAATGACATGTCTGCATCAACTCACCTGCCTATTGCTGAAGTTGTTGGAAAGAGAAGTAAGACAAATATCACCGGAAATGTGTTTGATGATGGAGAGACTACAATGCCTACAAAGGGTGTCATTCTGTTCTGTGCTTCGGTATTCACTGTGCAGCCCTGTACATGTAAAAGTGTAGGATACTGGGATAACTATGGATACAGCTAGCATTTATAAAGTGcttctaagaattttaaatgcatcatttaatcctcatattaACTCTACAAGGTGAAAATTATTACCACCTCTCTcctacagatgaagagactgggTCTGGAGAGGTCCAGTCACATGTGCAAGGTCACAGCCagccagtgagaggtgaagctgcTCGGGGATGCACTTACAGGGCACCTGACTCCTGAGCCGACAGGCTTCACCTCTGTGCTCAGCATTTGTCCTAGCGATGATTCCTTTTCACTTATTCCCAGAGAGCGTCTTTGATTTCTTTCCGCGCCTTCTAAAAGTAGTTCACTTTCTCCTACAAATGGGGTGTAGCTAAGATCTTACACTTACATAAGCATTCTACTGTCAGGGTCTGGTCATTAAGGTTCCTCTGTAGCTGTCTCTTCTTACTTAATGACATTCTCGACCTTTCTTGTTCCCCTGTTGAAAGGTGAAATGAGGGTTGTGGCTCTCTTGTGAGATAAAAGTCAGTCACTGCTTTCTActgcatctttaaaatgaaatctcCCATGCTTTACATAAATTTTACATACATTCatataataaattacatatacAATCATATGAcacaaattatatataacatacacataGTGAATGTCACTCTTTTTGGTGTACAAGTCTATGAGATTTAATGTGTTTCTGTGGCTCCTACCCTTTGCTGAagctgtgatatgaatgaacataGAGGGTGGGAAGAGCACTGGAACTGACCTCAAAGCCCTTCACTGAGTCCCAGTAGTGCATCTACTAAATggaagctccatgaaggcaaggACTTTTTCTTGTTCCTAGAATAGTACCTGACACATGATAgcctctcaataaatattaactgtttattttttatataatttcattctagagagagaaagaatatagCTAAATTCTAGTTATTTAACCTCCAGgaacctcagtttccacatctataaaatgggaataaagtaTTGTATACCACATAAAGTTTATGTAAAAAATAACATGTATAAAAGCACACATAAAATGTAAAGTGTGGCCAGGCACTTTACAGgccatagctcatgcctgtaatcccagcattttgggaggctgaggagggtggatcacttgagatcaggagtttgagaccagcctggccaacatggcaaaaccccgtctctactaaaaatacaaaaaattagccaggagtggtggcacatgcctgtaatcccaactacaggggaggctgaggcacgagaattacttgaacctgagaggcggaggttgcagtgagccgagatcacaccactgcactccaacctggtcaacagagagagactctttctcaaaaaagaaaaaaaaaatagaagaagaagtACCATACAAATGTATGGGAATATAGACAAAACTGAAGAAGAGTATAAtcgatgtcttttttttttttttttttttttaagatggagtttctctcttgttgcccaggctggagtgtaatggtgtgatctcgacccaccacaacccctgcctcccaggttcaaatgattctcctgcctcagactcccaactagctgggattacaggcgcctgccaccacgcccagctaacttttgtattttcagtagagacagggtttcaccatgttggccaagctggtctggaaaccctgacctcgtgatccgccggcctcggcctcccatagtgctgggattgggattacaggcatgagcaaccgcacccggccagaattGATGTCTTATAGTGAAAACAGTCATATGCTTCAGGGATGTGTCACTTTGAATCCGTTATTTGAATGTCAGCTTCAAAATTCTGGTCTTATCTGGCCACCTGCACTCTTTCTATAAAgaatcttattttgttttatttttcaatatagcTCTgtatgtgaaattctgggtttgaCATAGCAGTGATACAGTTTTCTGAAacacatattataaaatacacaACCATCAAACAGGTTTCATGCTTTATGTGATTCTTCTACTACCTAAATCACTTCCTATTTTTCCCACTGACAGCTGTTGCCTTCCTCTCTCCCTAAATTAATTTTGGAGTAGGATACACTTTCCTTTACTCTGCTCACCCGAAACCCATTTGGGTTTTTAAagactgtgtttttattttttaaagtctataaACCACAGAGAATCAAACAaggatttataaaaatgtaacaaGTAATAAGAAATCTAGCTCAGAAGTGCTCAAATTTTAATGCTGTATACACAAAACTATATATGTAATACTTTATGAGTGACAAAGGATTGATTTTCAAGGATGAAACTGAATATTTGAATTTTGTCGCATACACTAACATTAGACCTGAATTTTCATAACATCAAGGGTGTTGTGGGACTTAGGCTATCATTAATATTTCATTAGATCCCAACACAAACAATCATTCCCCTTCTGTTTCAGATCTCCTGCCGATAGCTGGATGTTCTAGAAAATGTCTGTTCCCAGTCTGAGTGGTGCCTCTGGTAGTTCTTGACTACTTTGCAGAACAGAGATGACTGACACTCCTGAGCCCCAATGAATGGGGCCTTTTTTAGATCCTAGTTACCAATACTTCCCATCTCCCAAAATTCTCTGAttgctcatttgtttattcatttattcatctatttgttcaccaaatatttatttagcacataccaagtgccaggcattgtgtgGTCGTTTCATTGTATGGTGATGAGCCAGGCAGATATGGTTCCTGGTTTGTGGAtcttgcatagagatgtttaacAAGGAGTTGTTTAACGAGAGTATACTGGGTAGACCTGGTATCTGTGGAGTCAGGGAAAGTTTCCATGAGGAAGGGACATTTAAACCGAGATAAGAAGTAGCTGGATGAAGTGGGGAGGAGGGCATGCGAGTGTGAGGGCCATGGGTACTGGAATGTTCAAAATGGTAATCAACCCCAGTACGTGCAAAAGTCCTGCAGGGGGAAGGAACATGATGGACTCTAGGCGAATGAGAGATTCAGAGAGTAACTGGAGATGGCTCTGGAGATATGGACAGGGCCAAATCACACGGGGTCTTGTAAGCCATGTTAGGTAAGAATTTTAAACTCTATCTTAAGGTCATTGGGAAGCCACTGATAGGGCAGGAGAGGGGCATAAGCaggttcatatttttaaatatcactcTGTCTACACTGTAGAGAATGGGTGGGAGgggaaagtaaaaggatgaaggAAGACCAATTATAAGGACAGAGCAAAAGCGCAAGTGAGGGATGATGTTGAGACCAGGAGAGTAGGGTCTCAATGAGGATGGAGAGAAGCAGCCAGATATGAGATCGTTAGGAGACAAAATAATCAGAATTATCAGGTGATAGGTTAGATGTGAGTGCATGGAGAGGGTAAGGAGACCAGGTGGATTCCTGGGTTTCTCTTGACGAATTAGGCACACAATGGGGTAAAGGTAGTACCGTTTGCTGAATTAGGGTAGCCAGGAGCAGAAGCAGGtttgtgagagaaagaaaggtaGGGCTGCATTATTGCCAAGTAGATATCAAAGTGGAGGTGTCCAGTTTTACAAAAACGTCCTTTGTAGCTTAGGAGAGAGACCAGGGCTGCAGACATTAATTAACATGGTTATCTGCCAGTGCTATCTAAATAGGCAACAACAATCATTATAATAGTATTCAAGGGGAAAAACTGGTAGCTTCTCACAGAGGCCCAACAAATCACAAGGCACGAATTCTCACATTAAAACGCTTGTTTCCAACTCACCACgctgtatacattaaatatgtatagcTTTTGTATGTCAATCATAGTTCaataaagtagtttttaaaaatatggtgtacaaggtaaaaagaaatatttgattttcttataTAATAGTACACAACTTCAGATATCAAGGGCTTACATAAACTGCCAAAAGATTTAATAAACAATTATCATTAAGATAACATTCAAAAGTTATGGTCGTTTCAACCTGTCTAGTGGGAAACTCTGGGCTTTGacctaaaatttttgttttagctACAAAGTGGTTGGGAAGATTTTGTTTGCTTAAAAGCCAGCTTCCCTTGAACAAAGCTCCTATTGCTTTCTGGAGTGCATTATAAAGAATGCTGGGAACTGCTTAAATAAAAAGCTAAggtaaatacatatgcacataaaTAAAATCCCAAACTAAATTGtctcttttaataaaaaatataaaataaaatagaatgccAGATTCATTGAACTTCCCAGTACTATGGGTCTGGAGTACAGTTTAAACATCTGTTTCTAAAAGGCTGCAACAGGTGATTCTGCTATGTCAGAAGTATATATTAtgtgtctagcacatagtagatgttcaatataAAGCACCTGTGCAATATTCTTGCCCAAAATGTTTAACCTCAATTTAATTGCAAGGAAATAATAAGGGAAGCTAAAATTTAGGATCTTTCTGTAAAATAATTGACCTGGATTCTTCAAAATGTCATCATTAcattaggaaaaatgaaaaagacaatgaagatggaagaggagacaaaagaggagaaagaggaggaatggTGATGGGGTGTAGAGActgtgggagagagaaagagaagaaaagcataGAAGAGTATTCTTGAATTAAAGGATACTGAGAcgagaaaataaaaagcaatgtatGATCCTAGATTGGATCCTGgacctaaaaattaaaactaaaacagaaaataaaaagcagctaTAATGGGCATTATTGTGACAACCATGAATATTTGAACATAGACCATATATTAGAAAATAGTAttatatcaatgttaaatttctaAAGTGTAATAATTGTTTTGTTACGTAGAGACAATGCTCTTGGTCTTAAGAGATTTGTAGTGATATATTTAGGGGGAAGGTGACTCTGCAACTAATTTTCAAATGGTTCAGCTGAAAAgcatgtatagatagatagatgatagatagatgattgatagagagatagatggatagacagatgcaTATATATGATGTAAGCAATATTGTGGCAAAATGTTGATGGATGTGGTATATAGGTGTGTGTTGCATTATTGTGACTTTTGGAagatttaaatcattttaaaaataacaactaggccgggcgtggtggctcacacctgtaatcccagcactttgggaggccaaggcaggtggatcacaaggtcagaagatcgagaccatcctggctaacatggtgaaaccctgtctctactaaaaatacaaaaaattagccaggcatggtggcaggtgactgtaatcccagctactcgggaggctgaggtaggagaatggcgtgaacctgggaggtggagcttgcagtgagctgagatggcgccactgcactccagcctgggctacagagcaagactccgcctcaaaaaaataaataaatagactaaaaaataacaactaaaaaaaagtttaatccTTACAGAGATACCAgttgaaatttatatatatatatatttatatatatatttatacatttatatataatgtatatatttatatatacctcaagttacatatatattactatatatacataGTTTGAAAAATTACCAACCAGATTGTTTATTAAGCTAGGCacttaataaacaaataaatcattgctaaaggaaaaaattaaattaaagaaacttaattttttttgtaggtaATTCACAGAATACAGAATTTTTGAAACATCAAGCAGTGAATAACTACTGTCCCTGGAAAATTGGCACAATGGAAACATGGCTTCATGAACAAGCGGCCCAGAGACAGCATCTCTGGGACAGTTCCAGCTCTGACTCAGATGAGTTGGGAAAAGATGAGAAGAAGCCACGAGCACTGGTGAGGACCAGGACAGAGAGaatcccactttttgatgagtttTTTGATTGAGAATAAGAATACTATTCACTAACCTAGATATTGAGTGCACTGAAAGCTTGTTTTACTCTAGAAATCTTTCAAACTGATATATGAAGTACTTTGAAGAAGCAAATCACTTTggtaaaaagaaatgatatatttAGAGTCTTATGATTAACAAGTCTATCATATGTGCTGTTAACTATTGCTGCATAACTAAATGCCTCAAAACACAGGGGCTAACCAACAGCCATTTTATTGTCTCACTTTCCTGTGGGTTGTTGAGTTCAGCTAGGTGATTCTTCTGCTGTTCCCTTTTGAAATCCTTCATGTCATTGAAATTGGACTACGTTTAGACTACTAGGACTGGAGTCATCTGGAGGCCCCATTAGGACACTGAGACAGGGGGAGCTTGCCCCCTATCCATATAGTCTCAGAGCATCTTCACATGATCTCTTCAGCAGGACACTGAAGAGATTTCTCTCATATGAGCCCAGGACTCCCAAAAGCAATTGCCCcaagaggaggaaacagaagTTGCCAGTCTTCTTAAAAGCTAGTCATAGAACTGGCTTTGCATCACTTCCACTATGTTCTGTTGGTTAAAGTCATAAGCCAGCTTGGAGTTAATGCAGAAGAGGATTACATGAGGGCATGAATGCCAAAGTGTGGTCCTTTGGGGTTCATCTTTGAGACTTTCCACCTCACCatgtttataaaaagaaaattagattatataaaacaaatagatgggctgggtgtggtggctcacacccgtactcccagcactttgggaggccgaggtgggcagatcacttgaggtcaggagttcaagaccaacctagccaacatggtgagaccccgtctctactaaaaatacaaaaattagccgggcattgtggcgtTCGttcatctataatcccagctacttggtggggaGGCGgaggaaagagaattgcttgaacccgggagacagaggttgcagtaagccgagaccactccactgtactccagcctgggcaacagaatgagactctgtctcaaaagtaaaaaataaaaaaccaaaaacaaatacacGAAAAAGTAGACTAGAGACAAATAAAAGTGAATTTCTAAAGGAAAGTCACAGTAATACTACATTAAACACTAAGCTCACTTAGGTCACTTTCTAAGCTAACCATAACAGAAAGCCTACAGGATACAGGTGAAATAATGTCAAGTGTAGAAGATCATTGTGAGTTAAAGTTCAAAATTAAGACTTCTTAGATTATGATGCAGATTTTAAagctccttaaaaaataaaaggaatcttATAAATGTTCAAATCAAAAGTTATTCCACTTAGAAAAATTAGCTTTTGGGACAATTTTTAAGAACCTTCATGTACAATGCAGCTCCATGTTTAGcataatctaaaaataattttaagcaatCCAGAATCTTTCAAGAATTTAGTAAAgctttaaaacaaagcaaaacaaaaagaccCTTTTATGCCTTATACGGGAAGCttccaaaaagggaaaaaaatagaggaaaacacCACTTCAATTTGACATTCAATGCATTCACATCAGGAACTAAGAAGATAACAAGCCTGAAATGTCAGGTGATAAAAATTCATGTTTCTTCCAAGGACAGAAGGCTATTAGATTGTCCCTGGCCATATCTACTCCCAGTTCTTTGTGAGTACTCTTCTTACTTTTTCTGTGGTAGGTAAGAAGCATATTTCCaccaaaagaatacatacattgTTTGACTAGCCAGCCTTCTAGAAAAAATGAGATCCTTGAGAGGATAAACAAATCCAATCTATTCATGGTGTCCTCGCCTATTGTGGTCAATCTGAAAggcttaaaacacaaaaagtggGATGGACAACTTTGAACACTAAAACTAGTGGAGCCAAAGGTACATCTTCACCATTCTCCTCTGTGACTTGAAATTCAATTTCACGAAACCCGCTTCCATAAGCTTAATGAACTGTGAGCTACATGAGGGCACAAACTATGTCTTCTTCCTATGGTATTCCTGCTTCCTAGCATGACAACTGGCAAAGAgtttatcattaaatattttttggaatTAATGAATGTGTTGAGTTGACTAGTCAATTAGAGAAACACTTGTTTCTCTCCAGCTATGCACTTGCTCACCCTCATTTCCATCATTTCCCAGGAGTCTTGGATAGACAAGGTTGATTATACAGTAAAGAAAATGGCTTTTTCTTCCAAAAGCTGTTGGCATTTATACATCTAAATGAATGGCCAAAATTAAGCATTGCCTTGCGATACAGGAACTATGTGTATATGCCAATAAGGATGCCATAGCTCAAAATACTTTTTGAAACTATCAGAGTGTGTTAGCTTCAAAAGAAAATCCATCCTAATGCCTTCTCTGTTTGCCAGTTCCATGTAGAACTCCTTATAATGCAGTTATGAATTCAAGGATTTTAAAGGAGTAACAATTATAGTAATAATTGCCAACATGCATGGTCTGTTTATTGTGGGCCAGGTACTCTTTTATCTATGTAATCCTCACAGTGATTTTGTAGGTCAGTATTAATATCATCCCCatcttaaagatgaggaaactgggtcacagaaaggttaagtaagtTGCCGGAGTCACTTAGCAGAACTTCCCTTTGGAGTAGACGATTGTTTACCAAAAGTGACCTGATAGAAGCCAAGgactcttccctcctttcctcaaTTTTACTTCCAACTCACCAGCTACATTACACGTCACTCTGTATTTCTTTTGCATCACATGGTGTGATTCCTTTTGGGAGGAGCAGGGAAGAGGTAATAGTTCACTAGAAAGGGTGAGAGCTTTGTGGAATTATGTTTTAGCAAGGACTAGCTTAACTGATAGCCGAACTGCAGGCAAACGGAGGATAAAAGCACAGGATAAAGGCAGATGAGAGAGTAAAGGAAACCTTAACTGTCTTCCCAATTCGGCCTAGGGAATCAGTCCCCAACCTTtcggcaccagggaccagttttgtggaagacaatttttccacagctGGGTGAGGCGGGGGATGGTTTCTGGacgaaactgttccacctcagatcatcaggcattcgATTCCCATAAGGAGCATGCAGCGTCGATCCCTTGCCTGAGTAGtgcacaatagggttcacactcctgtgagaatctaatgcctctgctgacctgacaggagggacagctcaggcagtaatgttcCCTCGCCCACCACTCACCTCTTGTGtatggcccagttcctaacaggtcatgGACCGGACCAGCACctgtccatggcccagg encodes:
- the CCDC198 gene encoding factor associated with metabolism and energy isoform X6; amino-acid sequence: MNLKGFIRNFLDIMKLEPVDLPRVITSGRLLSQREARTMHKAKVLEKKMQTPMYTSENRQYLHKMQMLEIIRKRQEAQMELKKSLHGETRINKRSPRDHKAKKTLQSTPKNDDHDLLTILPDEILNRGPGNSQNTEFLKHQAVNNYCPWKIGTMETWLHEQAAQRQHLWDSSSSDSDELGKDEKKPRALVRTRTERIPLFDEFFD